A genomic window from Anaerolineae bacterium includes:
- a CDS encoding LysM peptidoglycan-binding domain-containing protein, protein MKRGTGKKTGTLLGWLLWGVLAVWLALGSAPAQASVPAQALTPFPTPTPGADGRILYVVQPGDTLWRVAAISGLTVDELRELNNLAPNETIVPGQTLLLGFAGPVLPTPTLGPTATPTALLPTPTPVPGVGTICVLLYLDANGNALYDEGDEPLLADGAVGLTNREGT, encoded by the coding sequence ATGAAACGAGGCACAGGGAAGAAAACGGGGACACTGCTCGGATGGCTGCTTTGGGGCGTCCTGGCGGTCTGGCTGGCGTTGGGCTCGGCACCCGCCCAGGCATCGGTTCCGGCCCAGGCCCTGACGCCCTTTCCCACCCCCACACCGGGGGCCGATGGGCGCATCTTGTATGTCGTCCAGCCGGGCGACACCCTATGGCGGGTGGCCGCCATCAGCGGCCTGACGGTGGACGAACTGCGGGAGTTGAACAACCTGGCCCCCAACGAAACCATCGTCCCCGGGCAAACCCTGCTTTTGGGCTTTGCCGGCCCTGTGCTGCCCACGCCCACTTTGGGGCCGACGGCCACGCCCACGGCGCTCCTCCCCACCCCCACCCCAGTTCCCGGGGTAGGCACCATCTGCGTGTTGCTCTATCTGGACGCCAACGGCAACGCCCTCTACGACGAGGGGGACGAACCCCTGCTGGCCGACGGCGCGGTGGGCCTCACCAACCGCGAAGGCACCG